The genome window CTGGGAAGGTGGCGTGCGCGCGCCGATGCTCATTTCATGGCCCGGTAAGATCCCGCCCAATACCGTGAATAATGGTTTATTTGATGGTAAAGACTGGATCCCGACACTCGTCGCTGCTGCCGGTGGCCCTGCCGACTTGAAGGAGCAATTGTTGACTGGCTATAAAGGCCATAAGGCACACTTGGACGGATATAATCAGCTTGGCCTGCTAATGGGCACTGAAGAATCCAAGCGCAAGGAGATCATTTACTATGAACGCACACAGCTCCAAGCCGTGCGTTATGGGGACTGGAAGGCGCACTTCGTCATCCAGCCGCACGGTTGGGCAGGCGCAAAAGAAGAGTTGAATGCACCCATGCTCATCAACTTGCGTCGCGATCCGTTCGAACGTGCTCCGGATGAATCCGGCATGTATATCAACTGGATGGGCAAGAAGATGTGGGCATTTGGCCCTGCCCAAGCGGTTGTCAAACAGCACCTCGCCACCTTCAAAGAATGGCCCGCCGTTTCACCAGTCAAGAATCAGGCTCAAATTGAAGCGACCTTAGAAGATATGGATCGTCGATAGGTAGTGCCAGAGATGATCCATTACACTTTCGAGACTGCGAGTGCGCGATACGCAGCACTTAGCAGTCCCGTTTTTTAAACCTCAAAAGAGTAGTTAGAAGCTAGTAATCAGGAGTTAGTCCCAGATCATTAGTTGCTTACAATATCAGAGAGGTTCGCCAAGCTGGCGAGCCCTCAACATCCCGTAAGTCCCTGACACAGAAATACTAACTCCTACCTCCTGACTTCTAACTCCCGCATCTAGGTTAAACCTCAACAAAGGTCCTTATGAATCTAAAAAAATACCTACTCATTGTATCGTTCGCAACGATTTGCGTCATCGGAGCCATCTATGGCATCTCACCGGCATGGTTCTTCGATACCTTTCTAATCAATTCAAGTGCACCAAGCGTGGATCAATCCCACATCCTAAGAGCCGTCATGATGCTCTACATCGGACTCGGCTGCTTTTGGCTGTATTGTGCGTTTTCAGATAAATATCGAGATGCAGGCGTCGTCGTTCTGGCCATCTTTTGCGGAAGTCTAGTCAGTGGCCGTATCCTGAGCATCATAGTCGACGGCATGGCCTCGCCGATCCTGTGTGTATACATCGCCATGGAATTAGCCCTAGTGCCGATCTGCATTTGGCTACTGAAGCGAGGTTAACTCAGCCATTTAACTGAAATCAATTCCCCAAAAGGTAATCATGGCAAAGCTGGTCGAGCTGAATTCGTAGGTTCTGTCTGTTTCACCGCAAGCCCACACGATGTTTTAAAAATCAACGCGCTCCCGCAACGGAGCGCGTTTTTTTGTTTGGGAGGGACGATCTCCGCATCGTCCGTAAGCGGAATAGTAGAAGCGACACTCATGTCGCTTTGGTTCACTGAAGAGCGGCAAGAGTGCCGCTTCTACAGATGAGTCGCGGCACACAACTGCTCCAACTCTCAAAAAATTCAAATTTCGATGTTGGACGTTGGACGTTCGACGTTCAGATTGACCACAGCCCCTTGGCAGACCTCCATCCTAATTTCTAATTCTTAATTCCTAATTCTACCTACCTGTGTCCGCGAAATATAACGAAGACAGCATCAAATCCCTCGACTGGAAACAACACATCCGCCTGCGCCCGGGTATGTATATTGGTAAATTGGGCGACGGCTCGTCTTCCGACGACGGCATTTACATCCTCCTCAAGGAGGTGATCGACAACTCGATCGACGAGTTTGTCATGGGCAACGGTAAGATCATCGAGGTCAACATCGACAGCACCCACGTGGCGGTGCGCGACTACGGCCGCGGCATTCCGCTCGGCAAGCTCAAGGACTGCGCTTCAAAAATCAACACGGGTGCGAAATACGACTCCGAAGCCTTCAAGAAGTCCGTCGGCCTCAACGGTGTCGGTATCAAGGCAGTCAACGCCCTCTCCTCCGAATTTGAGATTCAAGCCTTCCGCGATGGCAAGACCCGCTCAGTCACCTTCTCTCAAGGCGAAGTGCTCTCCGAAGATAAGAAGGACAAATCCGGTAAAGGTGCCGAAGATGGCACCGCGCTACGCTTCGACCCCGACCCTGAAATTTTCGGCGCAATTCGCTTCCGCGATGACTACGTCGAAGACATGCTGTGGAACTACGCCTATCTGAATCGCGGACTGACCATCGTTTATAACGGCAAGAAGTTTAAATCAGAAAACGGCCTCAAGGATTTGCTCAACAACAAGTTGGACGGCGAACCGATGTATCCAATCGTGCACTTGAGCGATACCGACATCGAGGTCGCGTTCACACACAACGACTCTTACGGCGAAGACTACTACTCCTTCGTCAACGGCCAGCACACCACGATGGGCGGCACGCACCTCGCTGCTTTCCGTGAAGCACTGGCGAAGACCATCAAAGACTTCTTCAAAAAGGACTTCGACGCGGTTGATATCCGCACCTCGATCTGCGCTGCCGTGGCAGTCAAAGTCGAAGATCCCGTCTTCGAATCTCAGACCAAGACCAAGCTCGGCTCCACGGAAATGGGTCCTAAAGGTCCAACCGTGCGCACCTTCTTGATCAATTTCATCAAGCAGGCACTCGATAATTATCTGCACCGCAATCCCGAGACGGCTGACATTTTGGTCAAAAAGATCCAAGAGTCCGAGCGCAACCGCAAGGAGCTCAAAGGTATTCAAAAGCTCTCTCGTGAGCGTGCGCGTAAGAACAAGGTGCACAACAAGAAGCTGCGTGATTGCCGCGTGCACTATGGAACAAAGGCAGATCGTCGCCTCGAATCCACGCTATTTATTACCGAGGGCGATTCCGCATCGGGCTCGATCACCAAGGCGCGCGACGTCAACACACAGGCCGTGTTCTCGCTCAAGGGCAAGCCGCTCAACTCGTTTGGCCTGACCAAGAAAGTCGTTTACGAAAATGAGGAGTTCAACCTCCTGCAGGACGCCCTCAACATCGAGAACGGCCTCGAAGACCTACGCTACAACAACGTCGTGATCGCCACCGATGCCGACGTCGACGGTATGCACATTCGCCTGCTACTGATCACGTTCTTCCTGCAATTCTTCCCCGAGTTGATCAAGCAAGGCCACCTGCACATTTTGCAGACGCCGCTGTTTCGCGTGCGCAACAAGAAGGTGACTCGCTACTGCTACAGTGATGAAGAACGCCGCGAAGCGATGGAAGAGTGTAAGCCGAAGCCAGAAATCACCCGCTTCAAAGGCCTCGGTGAAATCTCACCCGACGAATTTGGACACTTCATAGGCAAGAGCATCCGCCTCGATCCCGTCATCATCGGCAAGGGCATGACCATTAAAGAAATGCTGACCTTCTACATGGGCAAAAACACACCCGATCGCCAGGAGTTCATCATCAATAATCTTAAGATTGAGAAGGACGAGCCAGAGGCAGTGAGTGCGTAGCCGCTACGCGGCTAGTTAGGAGTGACGAGTGATAGTGAAAAAACGTAGTCGGGTTCCTTCAGGTGCCCGACCGACATGGCCATCGTTGGCATTACCTCCAATCGGGTGGCCAGCTTATGCAAGCCACCTACTTTTGACTAAAGTGATCCACAATCCGTTGCTCTTGGTATTCGTAAAACGGATTCCAACGAAGTCGTAGCATATCAGCGGCGGCGATCGACAGCACACCTTTCTCTCCACGAATGG of Lentimonas sp. CC4 contains these proteins:
- a CDS encoding DUF4345 domain-containing protein, which gives rise to MNLKKYLLIVSFATICVIGAIYGISPAWFFDTFLINSSAPSVDQSHILRAVMMLYIGLGCFWLYCAFSDKYRDAGVVVLAIFCGSLVSGRILSIIVDGMASPILCVYIAMELALVPICIWLLKRG
- a CDS encoding DNA topoisomerase IV subunit B gives rise to the protein MSAKYNEDSIKSLDWKQHIRLRPGMYIGKLGDGSSSDDGIYILLKEVIDNSIDEFVMGNGKIIEVNIDSTHVAVRDYGRGIPLGKLKDCASKINTGAKYDSEAFKKSVGLNGVGIKAVNALSSEFEIQAFRDGKTRSVTFSQGEVLSEDKKDKSGKGAEDGTALRFDPDPEIFGAIRFRDDYVEDMLWNYAYLNRGLTIVYNGKKFKSENGLKDLLNNKLDGEPMYPIVHLSDTDIEVAFTHNDSYGEDYYSFVNGQHTTMGGTHLAAFREALAKTIKDFFKKDFDAVDIRTSICAAVAVKVEDPVFESQTKTKLGSTEMGPKGPTVRTFLINFIKQALDNYLHRNPETADILVKKIQESERNRKELKGIQKLSRERARKNKVHNKKLRDCRVHYGTKADRRLESTLFITEGDSASGSITKARDVNTQAVFSLKGKPLNSFGLTKKVVYENEEFNLLQDALNIENGLEDLRYNNVVIATDADVDGMHIRLLLITFFLQFFPELIKQGHLHILQTPLFRVRNKKVTRYCYSDEERREAMEECKPKPEITRFKGLGEISPDEFGHFIGKSIRLDPVIIGKGMTIKEMLTFYMGKNTPDRQEFIINNLKIEKDEPEAVSA